The window CCGTTGTTCTTAGATTTTATTTGCAAGATTTGAAAGATCTTGGAGAAGTTAAATTTACAGGAAAAGGTATCGGAAAGTCTAAAAACGAAAAACTAGCAAAAGACAATAATTTAAAGCCGGGAACAAAGATTACTCAAAATCTTGTTTCGAGCCTTAAAACAAATATTCCTAAAGACTATGTTAAAAAAGGTTTTGCTGATGCTAAAATCACGATTCAGGATAAGGTAAATGCGAGTGATCCTAACCTTGTAGACTGGACGATTAATGTAGACAAAGGAAAAAGAATAAAAATCAGCCACATCGAGTTTGAAGGAAACGAAAGTGTAACTGATGCGAAACTTAGAAAAAAAGCTTTCAAAGAAACCAAGCAGAAAAGGTTTGGTATCGGTGGTATTTTAAAGTCTTCAAAATTTGTTGAAGGAAAATATCAGGAAGACAAACAGAGCTTAATAAGTTATTATAATTCTTTAGGATACAGAGATGCTACAATTGTTTCAGATTCTGTATGGAGAAATAAGAAAAACAACTACGAAATCAATGTTAAGCTAAAAGAAGGTAAAAAATATTACATCGGTGATATTACTTTTACTGGAAACACAGTATATGCTACAGAATATCTTCAAAGAATTTTAGGATACAAAAAAGGAGATATCTATGATGCGGTAGGTTTTAATAAAAAAGTAGGAGAAGACGGCGGAAAAGAAGACGATTCTGATATCAAATCGATATATATGAATAACGGTTACCTTTTCTCAAACGTTACTCCTGTTGAAAAATCGGTTAATGGTGATGCTATTAATCTTGAAATCAGAATCAATGAGGGAGAGCAAGCTACTTGGAATAAAGTAACTTGGTCTGGGAACACAACCACTCATGATCATGTGATTTTGAGAGCGTTAACAACTAAACCTGGTGAGCTGTTTATGAAAAGAGAAATCAAAAGAACTTATTTTGATTTAGCTTCAATGTCATTCTTCGATCCTCAACAGATTGGTCAGGATATTCAGCCAAATCAGCAAGATAACACGGTTGATATCGGTTGGAAATTAGTAGAAAAAGGTTCTTCTCAGGTTCAGTTACAAGCTGGTTACGGAGGTAACAGTTTTATCGGAACTTTAGGACTTACTTTTAATAACTTTTCATTAAAAAATTTCCTGAAACTTAAAGATTTCAGACCTGTACCTCAGGGGGATGGGCAAACTTTGTCTCTTCAGGCTCAAGCTGGGCAATACTTCCAGAATTATGGGGTATCATTTACAGAACCATGGTTGTTTGGTACAAGGCCAACAGCACTTTCTGTGAGTTTAAATAATTCAAGAGTTAATTATAGCCAGTCTGTAGGTCCGGATCAGAGATTGAATATTTTCTCAGCTACCGTTGGTTTAAACAGACGTTTGAAATGGCCAGATGATTATTTCTCTTTATACACAGGGATTCAGTATCAAAAATATAACTTCAGTAATTATCCTTTTGAGTTTGGAGATACTACAGAATTGTATGGTAACGCCAATAACTTAAGTTTAAATGTTGGATTAAGCAGAAACTCAGCAGGTATAGATCCTATTTTCCCTACAGTGGGTTCAAATATTGAGATATCGGGTAAATTTACTCCTCCATATTCTTTGTTTAGTAATAAAAATTATTCAACAATGACACCTACTGAAAAGTATAAGTGGATGGAATTTTACAAAGTGAAGTTTAAAGCGGATGTTTATAACGAAGTTATCGGAAAATTAGTTTTAAGATCTTCTGCTGAAATGGGCTTCATGGATGGATACAACAAAGAATTGGGTGCACCACCATTTGAAAGATTCTATGTAGGGGGAACCGGCCTTTTTGGAGGTAGATTTGATGGTAGAGAATTAATTCCGTTGAGAGGGTATGAAAATGCTTCTACATATGGAGGGCAGGCAGAAGATATTACTCAAAGAGGTGGAGGTACTATTTACAACAGATTTACGTTAGAATTAAGATATCCGATTTCATTAAATCAAACTGCCAAAATCTATGCACTTACTTTCGCAGAAGGAGGTAACGTTTGGAACAAATGGGGAGATTACAATCCTTTCCAGCTTAAAAGATCAGTAGGTGTAGGGGTAAGAGTGTATATGGGAGCATTTGGTTTAATAGGATTCGACTTCGCTTACGGATTTGATAAAACAATTAGTGGTGATGTATCTGGAAGTAGAACACACTTCTTAATGAACCAATCTCTATAACAGTATGAAAAATTTTAAAACTCTTTTCACTTTAGCGGTAATTTTGCTTTTTAGTTTTAGCAATGCTCAGAAAATAGGAGTCATAGATACCCAATATATTTTGGATAAAATGCCTCAGTATAAAGAAGCAGAAGCTAGGCTTAATTCTCAGATTGATACTTGGGAACAAGATATTAAAAACACTCAATCGCAATATGAGCAAAAAAAATCTGCTTTCGAAAGTGAAAAAGTTTTATTAATAGGGGATCAGCTTAAGCTTAGAGAAAAAGAAGTTTTAGACTTAGAAAAAAATATTCAGACCACATTAAGCTTAAGATTTGGTAAAACAGGTGAAATCAATCAGCTTCGTGCCAATTTGGTAGAGCCTTTTCAAGATCAAATATATACCGCTCTCCGTGCTGTAATTGCAAAAAACGGATTAGGTATAGTATTTGATAAAAATAGAGACAATGTTCTTTCTTATGAACCGAGATATGATTATACAGACAAAGTATTAGCTGTGTTACTAAAAGGAACTGAGAAAGAAAAAGAAAAGAAAACAAATAAAAAGTAGTAAAAGTTTTAGTAGGACTTAACTTTTACTTAAATTTAAAATCTAAAAACAAATTAATTATTTATTACCCGTTATGAAAAAATTAAGTGTATTATTTGCAGCAGCAATGATGGTTGTATCCGTTGGGATGGCAAAAGCGCAAAAAATTGCTACTCTAGACTTAGTAAGCGTACTTAATGCAATGCCTGAAAAGAAAAAAGCAGATACAGATCTTAAAGCTTTCCTTGATACAAAAGAGGCTGAGATAAAAAAGAAAGGAGATGCAATGCAAACAAAATATGCTTTGTATACAAAAGAAGCTCCTACAAAAACTGAAGCTGAAAATAAAGCGAGACAAGAAGAAATGCAGAAATTGCAGGCTGAAGCTCAGCAAATGAGCGAAAGAGCACAAAAAGATCTTGCTGAAAAAGAAAAATTAGCTTACGCTCCTATCGAAAAGAAAGTAATGGATGCTGTAAACAAAGTTGCAAAAGCAAACAGTTATGAGTATGTAATGGATGTAAACTCTGCAGGTCTTATCTATAAAGGTGGTCCTGATGCTACTGCAGCCGTTAAAAAAGAATTAGGTCTTCAATAATTTCTGAAATTAACAAAGATTTATAAAAACTACCACTTCATTTAGAAGTGGTTTTTTTATTTTTGCGCTATGGAAAAAGAAGTTTCAACAACTGTAAAAGTAAGATTCAGTGATTGTGATCCGATTGGGCATTTAAATAATGTTAAATATCTCGATTATATGTTCAATGCAAGAGAAGATCATGTAGAAACATACTACGGTTTTACTTACGAAGAATATACTAAAAAAACAGGCTGTACCTGGATAGCTATTCAAAACGAAATTGCTTACCTAAAAGAAGTAAAATACAATACTCAGGTTGTTATCAGCAGTAAAACAATAGAAATAGGAGACAGAATTTCTAAAGTAGAAATCCTGATGAAAAGCCTCGATGAGAAAACGATCCACGCGGTACTTTGGGTAACGGTAATTTATTTTAATATAAAAACAAGACGTTCCGAAATTCATCCCGAAGATATCAAACAAACTTTCGGCGAATTCTATGTTGATTTAGAGCAAAAAGACTTCCAGTCTAGAGTTAAGTTTTTAAGATCACAAAATGCAAAAAATTCATAAAACAAATCAAATGAAAAAAATACTTGTTATAGGCAGTAATGGGCAATTGGGAAACTGTATCAGAAAAATTGCTCCCGATTTTGAAAATAACTATGAATTTATTTTTACAGATTCTCAGTCTTTAGATATCACAGACGAAAATCAGATTAATGATTTCTTGTATAATCAAAAACCCGACTTCTGTATCAATGCTTCAGCGTATACCGCGGTAGATCTTGCCGAAAAAGAAACTGAAAAAGCTTTTGCAGTTAATGCAGAAGGGGTAGAGAACTTGGCTAAAGCTTGTGCAGAGTACAAAACAGTATTCATTCACGTTTCTACTGATTATGTATTTGATGGCGAAACCAACTTAGATTATTCAGAAGATGATTTTACAAGTCCTATCGGTGTGTACGGAGAGTCTAAGCTGAAAGGAGAAGAATTAGCGCTAGAAAATAATCCAAAGACAATTATTCTTAGAACTTCTTGGCTGTATTCAGAGTTCAACAAAAACTTTGTGAAAACAATGCTTAACTTATTTTCGCAAAAAGAAGAATTGGGAATTGTTGGTGATCAGTTTGGGCAACCTACTAATGCTAATGACTTGGCAGAAGCTATTATGAACATTGTAGAAAACCCAAACAAAACTTTTGGAGTCTTTCATTTTTCAAATTATCCGGAAACTACATGGTTCGAATTTGCAAAAAAAATTGCCGAGTTCTCCAAATCGCAGATAAAATTAAGTGCATTGACTACAGAGCAATATCCTACTCCGGCAAGAAGGCCAAAAAGAAGTACCATGTGTCTTGATAAAATAGAAAATATCTACAAAATTGAGCCAAAACATTGGGAAAACAGTTTAGAAGATTGCGTTAACATACTTTCAAATTAAAATGAAGATAAAAAATATAGCCCTGTTCGTTTTTGTGATGGCAGTTGCATTCATGAATGCACAAAATGTTTATTTATCTAAAGTTGAAAAAACAAAAGAAAATAAAGACAAATATTTTTATAAAATTGATCCCGCAAAATTTGAAGCAGAATATTTGGGCGAAATTGATGTTCAAGGATATTCAAACGATGACGCTGCCGTTTTTGCTTCTATTTTTAAAAAAGCAAAAGAAATTGGGGCCAATGCTTTTTCTTACAAACCATTTGAAAGTGTAGATGAAAAAACGCAACCATTTAATCCGGCAAACTACCGTTTAGGGCTTTATTATATTACAAAAGATGAACTTTCAAAACCGTCAGATGTAATGTACTTTTTCTCATCATCTTCAAAACCGCAGACAATAAGTATCAACAAAAAAGACTATGTTTTGCCGCCAAGATCATTTACCGCAATGCAAGGGACTTTGGGAGAGATTTATACAGTCTCTACAAAAAAATTCTTAGGCTCTACCATTAAGATTTCGGTGATTGAAAATGCTCCGGCTCAATATTTTCGGATCTCGTCCGTTAAAGTTAAGTCAAACACTTACGGTGAACCAGGTATTAACCTGAAATCAGGTGATATCATGGGGCTCGATAAGTCATTCGGTGATTTTCTCAGAATGATTTACACCGAAAACAAATAATAAACTTCTCATATACCATACTTACCTTCGATTTCTTTCGGAGGTATTTTTTTTAGGAGCTTATTCCCGCTGTCCACTGTATCTTTTTTTTACCAACGTTTTTTTCAAGCCAATGCAAAAAAAGGATGCCGTTCCCATCTGGGCTAAAACGATACTATATAATAAAGACGCTTTAGTTTACCAATTGAATCTCCAGAATATGATTCCATTTTTTTTCACCAGTCATCACCACCTCCAAACCTTAATGGCATTACATTCCCCTCCCTTGGAGGGGTGTCA is drawn from Chryseobacterium muglaense and contains these coding sequences:
- the bamA gene encoding outer membrane protein assembly factor BamA, giving the protein MKFRLLPIIMFAASAHFYGQVTPQDSTKVNTAAVIAENQTGTYTLKDIVVDGVKKYTPAQIFRFTGLAKGETVDIPGQKVSNAIKKLWDSQSFSEVEVYVESIEGQTVVLRFYLQDLKDLGEVKFTGKGIGKSKNEKLAKDNNLKPGTKITQNLVSSLKTNIPKDYVKKGFADAKITIQDKVNASDPNLVDWTINVDKGKRIKISHIEFEGNESVTDAKLRKKAFKETKQKRFGIGGILKSSKFVEGKYQEDKQSLISYYNSLGYRDATIVSDSVWRNKKNNYEINVKLKEGKKYYIGDITFTGNTVYATEYLQRILGYKKGDIYDAVGFNKKVGEDGGKEDDSDIKSIYMNNGYLFSNVTPVEKSVNGDAINLEIRINEGEQATWNKVTWSGNTTTHDHVILRALTTKPGELFMKREIKRTYFDLASMSFFDPQQIGQDIQPNQQDNTVDIGWKLVEKGSSQVQLQAGYGGNSFIGTLGLTFNNFSLKNFLKLKDFRPVPQGDGQTLSLQAQAGQYFQNYGVSFTEPWLFGTRPTALSVSLNNSRVNYSQSVGPDQRLNIFSATVGLNRRLKWPDDYFSLYTGIQYQKYNFSNYPFEFGDTTELYGNANNLSLNVGLSRNSAGIDPIFPTVGSNIEISGKFTPPYSLFSNKNYSTMTPTEKYKWMEFYKVKFKADVYNEVIGKLVLRSSAEMGFMDGYNKELGAPPFERFYVGGTGLFGGRFDGRELIPLRGYENASTYGGQAEDITQRGGGTIYNRFTLELRYPISLNQTAKIYALTFAEGGNVWNKWGDYNPFQLKRSVGVGVRVYMGAFGLIGFDFAYGFDKTISGDVSGSRTHFLMNQSL
- a CDS encoding OmpH family outer membrane protein translates to MKNFKTLFTLAVILLFSFSNAQKIGVIDTQYILDKMPQYKEAEARLNSQIDTWEQDIKNTQSQYEQKKSAFESEKVLLIGDQLKLREKEVLDLEKNIQTTLSLRFGKTGEINQLRANLVEPFQDQIYTALRAVIAKNGLGIVFDKNRDNVLSYEPRYDYTDKVLAVLLKGTEKEKEKKTNKK
- a CDS encoding OmpH family outer membrane protein is translated as MKKLSVLFAAAMMVVSVGMAKAQKIATLDLVSVLNAMPEKKKADTDLKAFLDTKEAEIKKKGDAMQTKYALYTKEAPTKTEAENKARQEEMQKLQAEAQQMSERAQKDLAEKEKLAYAPIEKKVMDAVNKVAKANSYEYVMDVNSAGLIYKGGPDATAAVKKELGLQ
- a CDS encoding acyl-CoA thioesterase is translated as MEKEVSTTVKVRFSDCDPIGHLNNVKYLDYMFNAREDHVETYYGFTYEEYTKKTGCTWIAIQNEIAYLKEVKYNTQVVISSKTIEIGDRISKVEILMKSLDEKTIHAVLWVTVIYFNIKTRRSEIHPEDIKQTFGEFYVDLEQKDFQSRVKFLRSQNAKNS
- the rfbD gene encoding dTDP-4-dehydrorhamnose reductase; this translates as MKKILVIGSNGQLGNCIRKIAPDFENNYEFIFTDSQSLDITDENQINDFLYNQKPDFCINASAYTAVDLAEKETEKAFAVNAEGVENLAKACAEYKTVFIHVSTDYVFDGETNLDYSEDDFTSPIGVYGESKLKGEELALENNPKTIILRTSWLYSEFNKNFVKTMLNLFSQKEELGIVGDQFGQPTNANDLAEAIMNIVENPNKTFGVFHFSNYPETTWFEFAKKIAEFSKSQIKLSALTTEQYPTPARRPKRSTMCLDKIENIYKIEPKHWENSLEDCVNILSN